One genomic window of Glycine max cultivar Williams 82 chromosome 16, Glycine_max_v4.0, whole genome shotgun sequence includes the following:
- the LOC100807444 gene encoding ASC1-like protein isoform X1, with amino-acid sequence MTTMSSLSLSLDWHNESYPAYHDFYLLPIFALFFPSLRFFLDRFIFEKVARRLIFGKGHAALDYQTDERRKKISKFKESAWKCVYYLSAEILALSVTYDEPWFTNTINFWVGPGTQVWPDQKIKLKLKAVYMYAAGFYSYSIFALIFWETRRSDFGVSMSHHVATVILIVLSYIFRFARVGSVVLALHDASDVFLEIGKMSKYSGAETMASFAFILFVLSWIILRLIYYPFWILWSTSYEVLLTLDKEKHRVDGPIYYYVFNSLLYCLLVMHIYWWVLIYRMLVKQIQARGKVSEDVRSDSEDEDAHEHED; translated from the exons ATGACGACGATGAGttccctctccctctctcttgACTGGCACAATGAATCCTACCCTGCCTATCATGATTTCTACCTTCTCCCCATTTTCGCTCTCTTCTTCCCCTCCCTTCGCTTCTTTCTCGACCGATTCATATTCGAG AAAGTGGCTAGACGATTGATTTTTGGAAAGGGGCATGCGGCGCTGGACTACCAGACTGacgagagaagaaaaaagattagCAAATTTAAGGAATCAGCCTGGAAATGTGTTTATTATCTTTCCGCCGAGATTCTTGCTTTGTCTGTAACATACGATGAACCATGGTTTACAAATACTATAAACTTTTGGGTGGGACCAGGGACCCAGGTCTGGCCAGATCAAAAGATCAA GTTGAAATTAAAGGCAGTCTATATGTACGCTGCTGGATTTTACTCATACTCCATTTTTGCTTTAATATTTTGGGAAACGAGGCGCTCCGATTTTGGAGTGTCCATGAGTCATCATGTTGCTACTGTAATTCTTATTGTTCTGTCTTACATTTTTAG GTTTGCTCGTGTTGGATCAGTTGTTTTAGCACTTCATGATGCTAGCGATGTGTTTCTAGAGATAGGGAAAATGTCCAAATACAGTGGTGCTGAAACAATGGCTAGCTTTGCTTTTATTCTATTTGTTTTATCTTGGATCATATTGCGCCTCATTTACTACCCATTCTGGATTCTTTGGAGTACAAg CTATGAAGTTCTGCTCACTTTGGATAAGGAAAAGCACCGAGTGGATGGTCcaatatattattatgtgttCAATAGTCTTCTGTACTGCTTGCTTGTTATGCATATTTATTGGTGGGTGTTGATATATCGGATGCTTGTTAAACAAATCCAAGCAAGAGGAAAAGTTAGTGAAGATGTTCGATCTG ATTcagaagatgaagatgcacatgAACATGAAGATTGA
- the LOC100807444 gene encoding ASC1-like protein isoform X2 has translation MTTMSSLSLSLDWHNESYPAYHDFYLLPIFALFFPSLRFFLDRFIFEKVARRLIFGKGHAALDYQTDERRKKISKFKESAWKCVYYLSAEILALSVTYDEPWFTNTINFWVGPGTQVWPDQKIKFARVGSVVLALHDASDVFLEIGKMSKYSGAETMASFAFILFVLSWIILRLIYYPFWILWSTSYEVLLTLDKEKHRVDGPIYYYVFNSLLYCLLVMHIYWWVLIYRMLVKQIQARGKVSEDVRSDSEDEDAHEHED, from the exons ATGACGACGATGAGttccctctccctctctcttgACTGGCACAATGAATCCTACCCTGCCTATCATGATTTCTACCTTCTCCCCATTTTCGCTCTCTTCTTCCCCTCCCTTCGCTTCTTTCTCGACCGATTCATATTCGAG AAAGTGGCTAGACGATTGATTTTTGGAAAGGGGCATGCGGCGCTGGACTACCAGACTGacgagagaagaaaaaagattagCAAATTTAAGGAATCAGCCTGGAAATGTGTTTATTATCTTTCCGCCGAGATTCTTGCTTTGTCTGTAACATACGATGAACCATGGTTTACAAATACTATAAACTTTTGGGTGGGACCAGGGACCCAGGTCTGGCCAGATCAAAAGATCAA GTTTGCTCGTGTTGGATCAGTTGTTTTAGCACTTCATGATGCTAGCGATGTGTTTCTAGAGATAGGGAAAATGTCCAAATACAGTGGTGCTGAAACAATGGCTAGCTTTGCTTTTATTCTATTTGTTTTATCTTGGATCATATTGCGCCTCATTTACTACCCATTCTGGATTCTTTGGAGTACAAg CTATGAAGTTCTGCTCACTTTGGATAAGGAAAAGCACCGAGTGGATGGTCcaatatattattatgtgttCAATAGTCTTCTGTACTGCTTGCTTGTTATGCATATTTATTGGTGGGTGTTGATATATCGGATGCTTGTTAAACAAATCCAAGCAAGAGGAAAAGTTAGTGAAGATGTTCGATCTG ATTcagaagatgaagatgcacatgAACATGAAGATTGA
- the LOC100807444 gene encoding LAG1 longevity assurance homolog 3 isoform X3 — translation MTTMSSLSLSLDWHNESYPAYHDFYLLPIFALFFPSLRFFLDRFIFEKVARRLIFGKGHAALDYQTDERRKKISKFKESAWKCVYYLSAEILALSVTYDEPWFTNTINFWVGPGTQVWPDQKIKLKLKAVYMYAAGFYSYSIFALIFWETRRSDFGVSMSHHVATVILIVLSYIFSYEVLLTLDKEKHRVDGPIYYYVFNSLLYCLLVMHIYWWVLIYRMLVKQIQARGKVSEDVRSDSEDEDAHEHED, via the exons ATGACGACGATGAGttccctctccctctctcttgACTGGCACAATGAATCCTACCCTGCCTATCATGATTTCTACCTTCTCCCCATTTTCGCTCTCTTCTTCCCCTCCCTTCGCTTCTTTCTCGACCGATTCATATTCGAG AAAGTGGCTAGACGATTGATTTTTGGAAAGGGGCATGCGGCGCTGGACTACCAGACTGacgagagaagaaaaaagattagCAAATTTAAGGAATCAGCCTGGAAATGTGTTTATTATCTTTCCGCCGAGATTCTTGCTTTGTCTGTAACATACGATGAACCATGGTTTACAAATACTATAAACTTTTGGGTGGGACCAGGGACCCAGGTCTGGCCAGATCAAAAGATCAA GTTGAAATTAAAGGCAGTCTATATGTACGCTGCTGGATTTTACTCATACTCCATTTTTGCTTTAATATTTTGGGAAACGAGGCGCTCCGATTTTGGAGTGTCCATGAGTCATCATGTTGCTACTGTAATTCTTATTGTTCTGTCTTACATTTTTAG CTATGAAGTTCTGCTCACTTTGGATAAGGAAAAGCACCGAGTGGATGGTCcaatatattattatgtgttCAATAGTCTTCTGTACTGCTTGCTTGTTATGCATATTTATTGGTGGGTGTTGATATATCGGATGCTTGTTAAACAAATCCAAGCAAGAGGAAAAGTTAGTGAAGATGTTCGATCTG ATTcagaagatgaagatgcacatgAACATGAAGATTGA